A segment of the bacterium genome:
GGCCTTGGCCGTGGGCCGGTACTGGCTGAATGTGTGCACCTCGACGGAGCAGCCTGCGACGAATGCGCCGAGCGGGATCATAACGGCAAAAAGCACGGTAGTGATTCGTTTCATGGAAGCCCCCGGAAGATTATGTGATGTCGGATGGATGAACTATACTGCATTTTCTGACCCGGTTTGAGGAATCGGGGGAGCGCGACTGTTTCGGGTCGCTTTTTTCGGTTAGCGGCGTCCGGCGCTTCAGACCTCGAAGAGGCTCCGCTTGGCGGCGATGGCCTTCCCCGCCATGGAGACGGCGCTGATGCCGTTGGGGCAGCGCGCGGCGCACCGGGCGCAGCCCACGCAGTACTTGGCGAGCTCCTCCACCCGGGCGTAGTTGCCCAGCCGCGTCTCCAGCACCATCGTCATCGGCAGCGGCACGTCGTCCTCCACCCGCCCCACGGGACACACGCCGACGCAGGCCTGGCAGTTGTAACAGTTCAGGCTCTCGCCGGTGTTGCGGACCATCACGCCGGATATCATGAAGTCCAGCAGGAAGATGATGCCGAAGATGATGCAGAGCTGGAAGAGGGTCTCCCGTGAGGGCTCGCCCACGGTGAGCCACTGCAGCGCCAGGACCGGCCAGGGCTGCTTGCCGGCGCCCCCGGCCTCGGCGAGCGCCTGCCGGCTGGCCTCCTGGATGCCCTGGGTGGTGAAGGTGGCTCCGGAAATCGCGTCCACCTCCAGGCTCCTCGACGA
Coding sequences within it:
- a CDS encoding 4Fe-4S dicluster domain-containing protein produces the protein RVTTAGAPPARGRALVAKLMPSRPWRIAFATTLIAVLFPASRLILLLILGVCFLIVGPASRWAKRNRLVLALLILGVPTLVMGVGYVLENAKRIDFDALQPGTYTGHGIGKNTVEPLEVTAVVGEDGSLELSVTAQSESGGRPAVERALTEVPAAIASSRSLEVDAISGATFTTQGIQEASRQALAEAGGAGKQPWPVLALQWLTVGEPSRETLFQLCIIFGIIFLLDFMISGVMVRNTGESLNCYNCQACVGVCPVGRVEDDVPLPMTMVLETRLGNYARVEELAKYCVGCARCAARCPNGISAVSMAGKAIAAKRSLFEV